One window from the genome of Amycolatopsis sp. NBC_01480 encodes:
- a CDS encoding enoyl-CoA hydratase family protein: MSPFRATPPLTKSWEHFGFTVDDGVATLTFDRPDKLNALTFDVYADLRDLVLELPHRGDVRVLVITGRGRGFCSGGDVEEIIGELQKMETAELLEFTRMTGAVVKALRETPIPVIAAVNGIAAGAGSVIALASDFRLLARSAKFAFLFTKVGLAGADMGAAYLLPRLVGLGRATELLMLGDKLEAARAETIGLATQVVDDEELPAAAQALARRLADGPALAYSTTKVLLTRELDTDLGGAIELEAITQALLMTAKDHKEFYAAWTAGRSPQWTGR; the protein is encoded by the coding sequence ATGAGCCCGTTCCGCGCCACGCCCCCGCTCACGAAATCGTGGGAGCACTTCGGTTTCACGGTGGACGACGGCGTCGCGACGCTGACCTTCGACCGGCCGGACAAGCTGAACGCGCTCACCTTCGACGTCTACGCGGACCTGCGGGACCTGGTGCTGGAGCTGCCGCACCGCGGCGATGTGCGGGTGCTGGTGATCACCGGGCGCGGCCGCGGCTTCTGCTCGGGCGGCGACGTCGAGGAGATCATCGGCGAGCTGCAGAAGATGGAAACGGCCGAGCTGCTGGAGTTCACGCGGATGACCGGCGCCGTGGTGAAGGCGCTGCGCGAGACGCCGATCCCGGTGATCGCCGCGGTCAACGGCATCGCCGCGGGCGCGGGCTCGGTGATCGCGCTGGCCAGCGACTTCCGGCTGCTGGCGCGCTCGGCGAAGTTCGCCTTCCTGTTCACCAAGGTCGGGCTGGCCGGCGCGGACATGGGCGCGGCGTACCTGCTGCCGCGCCTGGTCGGCCTCGGCCGCGCCACGGAACTGCTGATGCTGGGCGACAAGCTCGAGGCCGCCCGCGCCGAAACGATCGGACTGGCCACCCAGGTCGTCGACGACGAGGAGCTGCCGGCCGCGGCGCAGGCACTCGCCCGGCGTCTGGCCGACGGGCCGGCGCTGGCCTACTCCACCACCAAGGTCCTGCTGACCCGCGAACTCGACACCGACCTCGGCGGCGCCATCGAGCTGGAGGCGATCACCCAGGCGCTGCTCATGACGGCCAAGGACCACAAGGAGTTCTACGCCGCCTGGACCGCCGGCCGTAGTCCACAGTGGACGGGACGCTGA